The window GCTTTTGATCTTCCCGGATATTAATTTTTTTGATATTGAGCTGTATGAAACCTCTAAAGGCATAGTTACCCCGGAGGATCTGATAAAGTTTATTCTCATTCTTTCTTTTTCAGTCCTCCTTTCCAGAGTTCTCACAATTTACCTGCGCAGATCTCTCAAAGACCGGGTCAGTAAGGATGTGGGTGAACCTATCCTCAAACTCCTTTATTATGGCTCTCTTATTCTCGTTTTCATTGCGATACTTCCCCTGATAGGACTTGACCCTTCAGGGTTCCTGCTTGCAGGAGGAGTCGCAGGTATAGTCCTCGGTTTTGCGAGCCAGAACATTGTTGGAAACCTGGTTGCGGGATGTTTCCTCATGTTTGAAAGGCCCATAAAAATAGGGGACCAGGTAGAAATCAATGGGACAGCTGGCTATGTCACCGATATCCGCATAATCTCCACTCTTATCCGTACTTACGATGGGCTCCTTGTCCGCCTGCCAAACCAACAGGTGTTTACAACAAACATCACAAACATTGTCGGGCACCCGGTCAGAAGGTTTGAATACACAATTGGGATCCGCTACAGTGACGATGCCAATGCCGCAATCGGGCTCATCAAGGGCCTTATAGACCAGGAGCCTTTTGCCCTCCTGTCCCCCTCTCCTTCCGTTTTCGTAAACGACCTGGGAGAAAGTTCGGTGAAAATAGTTATCAGGATCTGGGCTCCGGTGAACGAATGGTTCGGGATGAAAACAAGGCTTCTGTGGAATATTAAAAAAACCCTTGAAGAAAACGGCATCGAAATTGCCTTCCCACAGAGGGTGCTTCACATTAAAAATGATTCAGAAAAAAAGCCTCCAGATATTGAAAATCTGATAGAAAATAAATTTGAAGAAAATGAATGTGTATTGAATTTTGAAGAAAGAGTATTAAGCTGAACCGTGGAGAAGCCTAATGGCTAAAGGAAAAGAAAAGAAAAGAAAAGAAAAGAAAGTACTGTTATTTGAAAAGTACTTTCATTTCTTTGTACCTGTAATTTGAAGAATTCCACCTTTGTTTTTATTTTCGGCTCTCAAGTACATCCCTGATTGGTTTAACTGTAAGGGCTCCGGGTGTCCCTTTCATATTGTGGGGCGGCCAACTGCCGGATTTTATTTCTTCCGAGTTTTCGTCGTGTTCGTCTTCAAGGAGCAGGATAATCCCTATGTCCTCAGGGACAGCGTCTACCAGCTTTGCTCCACAGGCTTTGAGTTCTTCCAGGGCTTTTTTTCCTTTTTTTTCTTCAAAGGGAACCGTGCAGCCTTTTACGACGTTTGTCCGAAAGCCTCTCTCAAGAAAGCCGAGAGCGTTGTGGTAGATGCAGACCTCATCAACCAGGCCTGTTATGAATACCTCGTCAATGCCCAGCTCCGCAAGCTCCAGTTCGAGTCTCGGGTTTGTGAAAGCGTTGTAGTGGTCTTTCGGAAGCCTGACTACAGCAGTGTTTCCCCGGCTGAGGGCTTTTTTCACAAGTTTCACTATAGGATCGATGATTGTCCTTCCCAGGGGAGCCACGAGGCTACCTTCGTATTCCCTGCCTTCATATTCGTATTTCTCAAACACGAAATCGTTTGTCATGTCTATGATAATCAGTGCTTTCAAGGTTTCACCCTCTTACGAAAAAGAGTTTCGATCACGTAGATTCAGGAAATCCAGACAACGGGGACTTGATGATTTCTGAGTTCCCAAAAAACCACACGTGTGGCCCGAAGCATACCCCATCCTCTGATGCGGGGGCCACACAATTTGATCCATACTTTTTCATCCTCCCGCAATTGGCGGAAATAGTACTACAACGTCCCCGTCTTTCAGTTCGGTTTCAGCGCCTTTAAGGAAGTCGATATTTCTTCCATTCACCAGGACCTTGATTCTCGGTCTTTCGTCCTCGAAAGGCCTGCCAACAGCTTCCCTGAATCCCTCGCCGTAATGGCGTTTTAGGGCTTTTAGTAGCACTTCAACGGTTTCTCTTGGATGGATTTTAATCGAGATTTCAGGTTCTTGTGTGGCATTCCGGATAGAGGCAAGGAATTTTACAAGTATTTTCAAGTATATACTT is drawn from Methanosarcina lacustris Z-7289 and contains these coding sequences:
- a CDS encoding mechanosensitive ion channel family protein; translation: MGLLIFPDINFFDIELYETSKGIVTPEDLIKFILILSFSVLLSRVLTIYLRRSLKDRVSKDVGEPILKLLYYGSLILVFIAILPLIGLDPSGFLLAGGVAGIVLGFASQNIVGNLVAGCFLMFERPIKIGDQVEINGTAGYVTDIRIISTLIRTYDGLLVRLPNQQVFTTNITNIVGHPVRRFEYTIGIRYSDDANAAIGLIKGLIDQEPFALLSPSPSVFVNDLGESSVKIVIRIWAPVNEWFGMKTRLLWNIKKTLEENGIEIAFPQRVLHIKNDSEKKPPDIENLIENKFEENECVLNFEERVLS
- a CDS encoding cysteine hydrolase family protein translates to MKALIIIDMTNDFVFEKYEYEGREYEGSLVAPLGRTIIDPIVKLVKKALSRGNTAVVRLPKDHYNAFTNPRLELELAELGIDEVFITGLVDEVCIYHNALGFLERGFRTNVVKGCTVPFEEKKGKKALEELKACGAKLVDAVPEDIGIILLLEDEHDENSEEIKSGSWPPHNMKGTPGALTVKPIRDVLESRK
- a CDS encoding MoaD family protein; protein product: MKILVKFLASIRNATQEPEISIKIHPRETVEVLLKALKRHYGEGFREAVGRPFEDERPRIKVLVNGRNIDFLKGAETELKDGDVVVLFPPIAGG